One genomic segment of Hordeum vulgare subsp. vulgare chromosome 2H, MorexV3_pseudomolecules_assembly, whole genome shotgun sequence includes these proteins:
- the LOC123429710 gene encoding uncharacterized protein LOC123429710 yields MSTRDLLFSGLDLVKQQASAVASTVSLAKPYLPSKLTEMNTGGIVAGLGYVKNHTGAAMASTVSLAKPYLPAKLTEMSTGDIVTGLGYVKNHTGAAMASTISLAKPYLPAKLSTRDGAVGTAAMVIGGAVGAYFLWPAAAAPAAAGAMMKAPGAAGFLISRTAFVANPQVYYQILRTAGAAAAAAAFV; encoded by the coding sequence TCGTCAAGCAACAGGCGAGCGCCGTGGCCTCCACCGTCTCGCTGGCCAAGCCGTACCTCCCCTCAAAGCTAACCGAGATGAACACGGGTGGCATCGTCGCGGGTCTCGGCTACGTCAAGAACCATACAGGAGCGGCCATGGCCTCCACAGTCTCGTTGGCCAAGCCGTACCTTCCCGCAAAGCTAACCGAGATGAGCACAGGCGACATCGTCACCGGTCTCGGCTACGTCAAGAACCATACAGGAGCGGCCATGGCCTCCACCATCTCGTTGGCCAAACCGTACCTGCCTGCAAAGCTCTCCACGCGCGACGGTGCCGTGGGGACCGCGGCGATGGTCATCGGGGGCGCCGTGGGCGCCTACTTTCTCTGGCCTGCTGCAGCCGccccagccgccgccggcgccatgATGAAGGCGCCTGGTGCCGCCGGCTTCCTGATTTCCCGCACGGCGTTTGTGGCCAACCCGCAGGTCTACTACCAGATCCTCCGCACCGCTGGGGCCGCGGCGGCCGCCGCCGCATTCGTGTag